The sequence GTGTATGTCTCTACATCTGTCAATCATTTGTTGTAGTTCCACGTGACATCAGTTCACCACAATTTCAAATGAAATATTTTGGTACAAAAATGGCTTACTTCCTGTAAGAAATCAAATCTGGATGCATTCAAATTGACTGTTGACATAGGGACTTCACACCTTTAGATAACTTTATATTTGAATCACAATTGGCCTGTcgcaacttttactaaattcattagattattttatttatgtcactACGTTTTGTTTATCATGGTCCTTACTTCTCCTAGACATGAGACATGATTGTTCTTAATTACTATAGATACAACACAATGCACAGAGTTGAGCTGTTTTATACCCAAGGGCAATGGCAAAAAATAATTCTGGCTGGATAATAGACTGCAaatgatagagaatatatatatatatatatatatatatatatatatatatatatatatatatatattggataatAAGACTGCAGATGGTAGAGTGGacgcatttatttttatatatatatatatatatatatatatatatatatatatatatatatatatatattttattttttttattttttttatttatttatttttttcacacacctTTAATGTCAACTTGTTTTGAAAGCTCGTTGTGGACCATGGCTTTCCCAGTAGGATGTAACCAAGAAAACTGCTAGGAGATCCTACTACACAATCTGCTGGCTAATCACAAAACACTTTCATTCctggcaggtgtatgctaatCACCTGATTTTGAATGTGGTTGGTTAACTCTGACACAGCTATAACCCCATTATGAAAGGGTGTATACACTTATGCAATCaggatattgtattattttattttcatttatttctactaaaaagtgtttatttgctttcacttgaattttgttggctGCAAGTTCAAATTAAGGGTGGAAAAATGTCtgacataatttattttaattttatactgaTGAATATTACAATAGGTTAAAGTTGTCTAAAGGTGGAAAACACATGTAACGCCATGTACAAATGTGTTGGTCTCAGTACTTAAACTGCAGTAAGTTTCTTGGTCTGatggtttattttaaaacatagcAAATTAAAATGTGACTGCTGCTTTTTACACCTTTTACCATCCCTTCCAAAACAACCATATAGCAAGAACACCATACGAAAACAAAATATCATCAAAATAATATCTACTTTTCTTGACAGATTGCAGGAAAATTTGAAACCATTATTGATCTTGCAAGGTCATCCTCATTACACTAAATGTAGGTGCAGTGTTTTTACAACTAAAATGCTATGCAACATATGTAGCAGATACAGATAAATAACCAAATAGAACAAACACAAACAATCCATAGTATCATGTAACATCTGAAGGTCCTATGAACTCCTAAGCTGAAGAACAATAAGTTGCATGGCACAGTTATCTTGCCACAAGCCTGCAGGTTTGTTCTGTTTAAAATGTCACTGGGTAATAAAGTGAAGTTTTTTTTGCAAACTGCGCCGAGAAAAGTTTTCTTTCAACTTGACCTTTTTAGACAAGTTTTCATGTCATCACCGTTTTCCTCTCCCcagtgaataatatatatatatatatatatatatatatatatatatatatatatatatatatatatatatacatacacacacaccgtagatcattttttcttttgtttttcatgtaatttttttaaagataGTTTATGACTAGCTGTGGAAATAGGGTGGCATGTCCATTATGTGGGACAAAGGAGGAAGCCAGAGAAAGAAGAATGAATGTACTCCGTTGAATATAATCCATTTGCTTGGTCTGATGGCATCTGGACCCACACTTGGTCATTTTCCTTAAGTTCTAGCACAGCACTTCCAGAAGCTTGGTCCATATACCCTTTCTTATATTCATCATAGGTGTAGGTAGCGGGTACATTGTTTTTGTAAAGAGCAACCCAGATGTTGGTGCCTTTGATGTGGACATGGTAAGCAAAGTAATAGATTCCAGGCAATGAACAAGTAAATATCCCAGTAAGAGGATTGTAACCATTGTGGCCGTTGTACAAAGTCCGGTCAAATTTGATGGGCATGCCAGAAGGAGGGAATGGTGTAGATAGAATGGCAGTGAATGCTGGGGCTATTTTGGCAGACAGTTCTCCAGTGCCATATTGAGGCTTTCCAGGTTTGTCATTCCCTACAGTACCTCCTTCCACACCTCCTTCAGGTAAGTGTAGACCAGCAATGGTTCCATCACTATAGATGCCTGGTGGACCTGGTGGTCCAGGTTGACCTGGTGGCCCAGGTTGTCCATTTAAACCAGGGGGTCCTGAAACTCCTGATGGTCCTACAGGGCCAATGGGACCTGGTTCACCATTGATGCTGTTGCCAGGTCGTCCAGGAATCCCCTGGTCCCCTTTTAGTCCTGGTAATCCCTGTGGGCCGATGGGGCCAGATGACCCCTGCAATCCGGGAATGCCAGCTGGGCCTCTTGGGCCAGGTTGCCCTGGAATCCCTCCTTCTCCTTTTGACCCTGGGCTACCTATTTGACCTGGCAAACCTGGGAGCCCCATTTGCCCTCCTTCTCCTTTTGGTCCAGTTGGCCCTTGAAGTCCCTGAAGACCTGGAAGGCCTCTTTCACCTGGGAACCCTGGTTTACCTACAAACCCATTTGGACCCTGATTCCCTGGAATTCCTGGTGCACCTGGTGGCCCAGTTGGTCCAATGTCACCTTTCAAGCCAGGTAAACCATTTTTTCCTGGTAATCCCATTGACCCAGGAAGGCCTGGAGGCCCAATAATACCTTGTGGCCCTTGTTCACCAGGTTCACCATCTAATCCTGGCTCTCCTATCTCTCCTATTCCTCCTGGTATTCCAGCAGGTCCTCGATCACCTTTCAAACCAGGTAGACCTGGCTTACCATAACCTGGTGGCCCGGGCAGCCCAGGCAAGCCTCGTATACCTGGTTCCCCTTTAGGACCTAATGGTCCTTGTAGTCCTGGTAATCCATCTAAACCTGGTTTACCGATCCCATCAATCCCTGGTTTTCCTGGAGGTCCCTGTGGTCCTGGTAGACCCCCTACACCAGGTGCCCCAGGTGGACCTACATCTCCTATATCGCCTGGCACCCCAGGTAGTCCACTAAGTCCTGGTTTTCCATTCCCTGGTAGACCAGATGGTCCCATGGGCCCTGGAGGACCTCCAGATCCGCGAGTGCCAGGCATTCCTGGTTTGCCAAGTCCAGCTTCTCCTTTAATGCCTTTCTCTCCCCGAAGTCCTGGCTCACCTTTTTGACCAGGTTCACCCCtaacacctggctgtccagaacCACCTTGAGCTCCTGGTTTCCCATTAGAAGAGATTCCTGAAGGCCCAGGGATACCTGGAGAGCCAGGTATCCCTCGAGGTCCATGTTCACCTCTAATTCCAGGCTCTCCTTTTGGGCCAAGTTGTCCATTTGGTCCAGTTTTGCCAGGCATTCCTGGTAAACCAGGTTTTCCAATACCAGAAAATCCTGGGGGACCAACAGGGCCTGGCTGTCCTTGTAATCCGGGTTTTCCAACACCTGGTTTCCCAGGGGGTCCTGGAGGTCCTGGTGGTCCCCTTGGACCAGGTTTTCCTGCTGGCCCAGGTTCTCCTTTAAGGTCCATTTGAAGCATTGGGGGCATATCtgtaacaataaaaatacatagtaATGTAGGActgcatataaaatatgtataattatgaaaataatatgtaCAACACATTGAACATttgcatacatatattaatatctaTTTGTATGCATGGATAGTCAAAACTATACTCTTTCTACGACACCACACCATCAAAAGGACAACAAAGAGCTTTAATTGCATATTTGACTAGCTCTGAGcaaggatttatttttaaaatccagTACAGAAGAACAGCTCATAGGCCATATGTTCTCAagcatttaaatattttcaaattatGACGATTAATCAGCTTTTTTTACTCATTGTCCAGTTTTTCATTAATAATGTAGTTAATTTAATTACTTACTGTTATTCACAAAACAGGTATATTGTAAATGTAATGAATAGTAAAGTTGGTATtggtgcaaaataatataatttaaacatGATTAAATGTACATGatcatgaaaaatatataaattttattgttGGAGTTGCAGCTAGTTTCCTGTTGCTTTGTTTCTGAAAGCTTTAGGTACTTAGCTATATGAACTAGGGCAAAGCAAATTCCATATGTAGAGTCTGTATATTCTTATAAACAACACAGCTCTGCTCCCAAAAATGGAACCAAGTTGGCAGAGTATggagaaaagaatggaaatgcgCTCTTTCCTGCATATTTGCTTTAATATGTAGACTCCTTTGTATTATGAATAGCTAACTGATAgtttcagggccggatttaccgctaggcaacctaggcacctgcctagggcctagcggctctctgggggcccagatggggggacaagggagggcaaaaaaaataaattcggcccctcccccgactcgcgcgAATTGGGTGAGGGGCTGatgttagagttagggatagaggctgtagtggctaaatcccctacAGCCTAGGTACCTTGGCACGTCAATATGACAACccagggtcatgtgatcgcagcggtcacatggtacacattGTTAGGCGGGCTGCTGAAAGTCTATGTTAGTCCTGCAGGAGCTGCATCATTTCTTTCGGTTCCTGGTTGCATTCATGTACAAAAAGGTAAGTAGAAGGGGAGCTAGTGtctgtgtgatggaagctgcgctggcacagggggcatgtgtgatggaagctgcgctggcacaggggccatgtgtgagggaagctgcgctggcacagggggcatgtgtgatggaagctgcgctggcacagggtgcatgtgtgatgaaagctgcgctggcacagggggcatgtgtgatggaagctgcgctggcacagggggcatgtgtgatggaagctgcgctggaacagggggcatgtgtgatggaagctgcgctggcacagggggcatgtgtgatggaagttgcgctggcacagggggcatgtgtgatggaagctgcagggcatgggggggcatgtgtggctaaaggtgctgggcagagggggggcatgtgagttagaagtctgttccgcacacggcccctcctcagccaacaatacccttacaacactcaccagcttttctttgatattccccatgacacatgctcattatctattccctcataTGACcagctgcctcaatcctgacacctcttacctcaaaatgaaaagaggcaccctttatattaatataatatgtgtgtgtgaggggccagtgtatgtatattatgtgtgtgtgaggggccagtgtatgtatattatgtgtgtgtgaggggccagtgtatttatattatgtgtgtgtatgaacggctgtttgtgggaggaaaataggtttattttttaaatggtaacactattaatttaatgttggagctggttggagggaaataggtctatttattaaatgtgtatgctattaatttaatgttttggttggagggaggtgtacttataaaatgtgggtgctatattgatttaacacaggggctggttggagtttactaaatttcgtgtacccattttttttttccaaatagggcctccaacattccaggatccagacaagcagcagctaatctaaaaacaccagcagccacaagccgtgaaagtgacgagaacaggtagaagagagcagggcagtctgccaactatcctgaatctggtgggatttatattatgaggaggtctgactgctttaaatgttgcactatgggattcatgcagaagactgacatattaacataattattgcattccagcactttttcatgtttctgtaggtagagggctgcagtcagtaactgtagtggtggACGGTCtctgacgtggtagtgataggagactgctgtttttttattactgggcttgctaaccatgaactgcagtttcttgacatgttaattatgattaatacctaagtttagttaaagataaagtacaatttgtgtgaattgaaaggtgagcagaggtggaagtggggtgtatatagtagtatgccataccgctacttctcatactgccttcattgtaaaataataaaattccattcacttgtttacattctcattacatttttcataccgccacttctaagcttccacttcgaccactgagcttaatattcatcgtatggagtatatgaccagtataattcaaaattctgctagatcctttgacaaaatatggggtccatggacattattctttaactactgggaccacagtgtgatgcagtgtaatgataaaggagggcacagtgtgatgagagggacagtaatgaggggccacagtgtgatgcagtgtaatgataaaggagggcacagtgtgatgagagggacagtaatgaggggccacagtgtgatgcagtgtaatgataaaggagagcacagtgtgatgagggacagtaatgaggggacacatggtgatgcagtgtaatgataaaggagggcacagtgtgatgagagggacagtaatgaggggccacagtgtgatgcagtgtaatgataaaggagagcacagtgtgatgagggacagtaatgaggggacacatggtgatgcagtgtaatgataaaggagagcacagtgtgatgagagggacagtaatgaagggccacatggtgatgcaggaggagcagcgtgatgtgcggcggcacatagtttacccttctacttaactataggagtatatactatgctaaaaaaaatatagtgctatggattgtttcagggagggagggaggggcaaaccaatatcttgcctagggccccatgaggtctaaatccggctctgaataGTTTTGTTCGCAGTCTTGATAACCAGAGCATGGCTATAGAGGAAGGGCTATTGTAATGTAAAACCTAGCTGCTCCTTTAAGAACACTGTGAACTTGTGCGCACAACGATTCCAGGTCAATAAAGAAGTGAGAGAAAAAGAATATTGTTGAAACATACAATAGATAGTGTCttatatataaaagcataaaGGTAACAAGATGTATGAATTTCATGTCATATAGAGATATGTTTGACACTACAAACCAGGGGCCTCGCATTGATACATTGCTGTTGTGGGCTTTCGTCTTGCCTTTCCCCACATTATGGCACTGATCATGTTACATGCAGTCCTATCCTCACCTACATAAGCGTACACATCACTGCCACTACGGATGAAAATTGATAACAAGAATGTTGCTCCGATACTAGTCTAATGCacttaaaaaaaagaaggaaaacatgttttaattatattgtccCTTTTGTTTATTAGTTGGTAGTACACTACAACTTCTACTTCCAGATCCACCCACACCCTggcaataattattaataataatctaaaaATGAAGGGTGtactgtttggttttgtttttctccCACATTATAAACAGATGCCAAATTCTTCCACACATATAAACTGTATCATTACCATTGCAAAATTCAACATGAAACGGagtctgtaatttttttttcaatgtttttcttttcaaacATGCTGCAAAGTATTTAACTTGTTACTTTCCTACCTTCCTCGCCTTTCCCCACTACTGGTCCTTGCAGCTACCATCACCTCTTTACTTACTTTACTAAAAGAACTAGATGTAGCACATCAAAGCGACCTGGAAATGCACAAGTGCACTTGCATGGTGCCCCTAGCACATTGAAGacacttccacaaactaaaagcATGCCTTGGTGTAGGGAAAGGTGGAACAATCTGAAGAGGTGTACTCTGCAAAACTGTAAAAGTCATGGCAAAATCCATCCTCTAT is a genomic window of Mixophyes fleayi isolate aMixFle1 chromosome 2, aMixFle1.hap1, whole genome shotgun sequence containing:
- the COL8A2 gene encoding collagen alpha-2(VIII) chain — protein: MSLGRGTLFLLVAAVGSVSGGGPAGGGYPQMKYMNPMMKGPLGPPFREGKGQYLDMPPMLQMDLKGEPGPAGKPGPRGPPGPPGPPGKPGVGKPGLQGQPGPVGPPGFSGIGKPGLPGMPGKTGPNGQLGPKGEPGIRGEHGPRGIPGSPGIPGPSGISSNGKPGAQGGSGQPGVRGEPGQKGEPGLRGEKGIKGEAGLGKPGMPGTRGSGGPPGPMGPSGLPGNGKPGLSGLPGVPGDIGDVGPPGAPGVGGLPGPQGPPGKPGIDGIGKPGLDGLPGLQGPLGPKGEPGIRGLPGLPGPPGYGKPGLPGLKGDRGPAGIPGGIGEIGEPGLDGEPGEQGPQGIIGPPGLPGSMGLPGKNGLPGLKGDIGPTGPPGAPGIPGNQGPNGFVGKPGFPGERGLPGLQGLQGPTGPKGEGGQMGLPGLPGQIGSPGSKGEGGIPGQPGPRGPAGIPGLQGSSGPIGPQGLPGLKGDQGIPGRPGNSINGEPGPIGPVGPSGVSGPPGLNGQPGPPGQPGPPGPPGIYSDGTIAGLHLPEGGVEGGTVGNDKPGKPQYGTGELSAKIAPAFTAILSTPFPPSGMPIKFDRTLYNGHNGYNPLTGIFTCSLPGIYYFAYHVHIKGTNIWVALYKNNVPATYTYDEYKKGYMDQASGSAVLELKENDQVWVQMPSDQANGLYSTEYIHSSFSGFLLCPT